A stretch of DNA from Granulicella pectinivorans:
GAGGGTGCTTCGGTGTCGACGGCGGAGACGTGCCGGACGGGTTCTCCTTCGGTGAAATTGCAGACGGCACTGGGAACTTTTCGGCTCTCCCGAGGTTAACGGTTTGTGAAATAGGCGGGGCTGCGGTAGATTCGTAGCACACGCCACACAATCTGAGGGGGACGCCACTATGTCGATCGACGAGGGTTTGTTCAACAAGTACAGTTTGGTGAAGGGTGCGGCACGCCGGGCGCGCCAGTTGCAGTCGGGGGCTCCGCAGGTGGGAGTCTCAAAATCCATGAAGGCTTGCCGGGTTGCGCAGGATGAGATCAAGCAGGGTCATGTCACGTTCGTGATCCCCGCGCGCAAGATCGTTGAGCCTCTGCTTGAGAACGGAATCTAAAGAACCATGGCAGTAGAGGCAGTGTTGGGCGCGGAGCAGCTTCGGGCGTATGTGGAGTATCTGCGCGACCTGGGCGTGTATGAGTTCTACCATCGCGAGGGGGAGTGGAGCGCCGCTGGTGCTGCGCTGGCTGATTCGCTGGCGGCCGCATCTCCTGCGGTTCCTCTGGTGCCTGCGGTCAAGGCTCCTGTGCCGCGTGCGGTTGCGGCTCCGGTGGTGGCGGCTCCGAGTTATGTCGCACCGGTCGCGGTGAAGGCTGCTGTGCCGGTAGTCCCTGTTCCGGTGGCTCCTGCTAAGGTGTATGCGGAGCCTGCGATGGCAAAGTTGCTTAGCTTCGATGAGCTTGTTCCGGTGCCGACGGAGCAGGTTGCGCCCGCGGATCGCGCGGCGGCGCTGAAGGTGATTCAGGATGAGATCGGGGATTGCACGCGGTGTCCGCTGGCCTATGGCGGGCGACACAAGATCGTGTTCGCGGATGGTGCGCCTACGGCTCGGCTGATGTTTCTTGGCGAGGGACCGGGTGCGGATGAAGACGCCTCGGGGGTGCCGTTTGTGGGCAAGGCGGGGCAGTTGCTGAACAATATGATTGCTGCGATGGGGCTGAAGCGCGAAGAAGTCTATATCGCGAATATCGTGAAGTGCCGGCCTCCAGGGAACCGCACGCCGGAGCCAGTGGAGGCGGGGACGTGTTCGCAGTTTTTGATCCGGCAGATCGATGTGGTGAAGCCGGAGGTGATCGTGGCTCTTGGGGCTACGGCGGCGACGTATTTGTTGGGCAAGAGGCAGTCGCTGGGCTCGATGCGTGGGGAGTGGTTCAAGGCGAGGGGCGCGAAGGTGGCGGTGACGTACCATCCGGCGTTTCTGCTCAGGGATCCCCGGCAGAAGGGCGAAGCGTGGAAGGATCTGCAGCGGGTGATGGGGGAGCTGGGGCTGAAGGGGCCTAGCCGGGGATAGGAGAATTCATGGAATCTGTGGTCGACGCGAAGGGGCGGGTGACACTTCCAAGGAAATTCGGAAGCATCTCGGTCTGTATGCGAGTGACGAGATCACCTGGACTCTGGAGCCCAACGGAGGAGTGGTGATCGCTCCTAAGGCTCTGGAAGCTTGTCCAAGGACAGCCCCCCGAAAATCCTGATCATCGGTGGCTCTGAGAGTGCCGCGATGGATGACTGCCGGGTGGCTTTGTCGAACAGGACAAGTTGCGCGCTTCCGCTTTCAGGACTGGTGTATCGCGTACGGGCTCGAAAACCATCGTGATCTCGGTGTAAAAGATCGCGCGGTTTGTGAGCGACATTTTAGAGGCGAAATCCTGCTCCTTGGCGCGCTGCACTTATGAAGTGAAGCTTCGTCCATGGAATGGAGATCGCAGAGGCAAGCACGGCAAGGGATGGGAAGCAGCAGAATTGTCAGCCAAGCTGGCACCTTGCTATCACGGCGCCTCGACTTGTCGCGACGGAATAATTTCATCAGTGTTCCTGAGCTAAGGGAAGAAAGCCAAGAACGAAAAGTCGCGCATGCGGCATAGCTTCTCATACGTTCGACGAGGTGGAAGCGACGATGAGGGGCAAGTAGATAAACTGGTCAGATGGCCCTGTACTGCGATGTCGCTCTGCCTGTTCCGCTGGATCGCCTGTTCACGTATGCGTGCGGGCTGGTGCAGCCGGTGGTGGGGGCGCGGGTGATCGTGCCCTTCAGCGGACAGAGGCTGATGGGCGTCGTGGCGCGGGTACATGACGATGCTCCGGCGGAGGGGATCGAGGTGAAGCCGGTACAGGCGGTGCTCGATGAGGCGGCGCTGGTTCCGGATGAGTTGATGAAGCTGGCGGGTTGGATTGCACAGTATTACGTTGCGCCGCTGGGTGAGGTACTGCGGGGCATGCTTCCGCTGAACGCGGAGGTGAAGCGGCAATTTGTTTACCGGATCGGCGAGGCGGGACGGCGCGTGTTGTACGACGGTGCGGCGAAGGGGGCTTCGCGGCGGTCGAAGCTGACGCCCGAGGAGCAGAACCGGGAGTATGCGGTTTTGAATTACCTGGAGGATGGCGAGGCGGCTAAGGCGAGTGCGCTTCGGTCGGCTACCCAGGCGAACAAGGGTTTGCTGGATGGGATGGTGAAGAAAAAGTGGCTCATCCGGGAGGCCGCGGCGGAGGAGAGGGATGCGCGGCGGCTGGAGCGAGTGGCGGTGCTGCAAGGCAGGGAGCAGGGAACAGGGAACAGGGATCAGGAGGGTGGGCAGGTCGCGGATCCCTTATCCCTGATCCCTGCCTTGCGGCTGCCAAAGCTGAATGAGAATCAGTTGGCCGTGATGGCGGAGCTGGCGGCGGTGGGCGGGCGGATGCAGGTGAGGGATCTGCGGGATGCGCTGAAACGGTTGGGGGTGCCGGAGTCTTCGCTTGGGACGCTGGTGAAGCGGGGTTTAGTGGGGATTGAAGAGGTCGCGCAGGCGTTCGATATGGGCGGGGTGCACGCGGCGGGCAAGAAGTTTGCGCATGAGCATGCGCTGAACGAGACGCAGATGGAGGCGCTGGGGACGATTGCGGTGGCGCTGGAACGGAATAAATTTGCGCCGCATCTGCTGTATGGGGTGACAGGGTCGGGGAAGACGGCGGTGTATCTGGCGGCGATGCAGCGGGCGCTGGCGGCTGGGAAGAGCTCGCTGATGCTGGTGCCGGAGATTGGGCTTACTCCTGCCATGACGGGACAGATGGTGGCGGCTTTTGGTGGCGAGGTCGCGCTGCTGCACTCGGGGCTTACGCCGGATGAGCGGGCGGAGCAGTGGCACCGGATTCGGCGGGGCGAGGCGAAGATCGTGGTGGGGACGCGGTCGGCGGTGTTCGCTCCGGTGGTGGGACTGGGGCTGGTGATCGTCGATGAGGAGCATGACTCGAGCTACAAGCAGGAGGAGACGCCCCGTTA
This window harbors:
- the rpoZ gene encoding DNA-directed RNA polymerase subunit omega, whose protein sequence is MSIDEGLFNKYSLVKGAARRARQLQSGAPQVGVSKSMKACRVAQDEIKQGHVTFVIPARKIVEPLLENGI
- a CDS encoding uracil-DNA glycosylase; this translates as MAVEAVLGAEQLRAYVEYLRDLGVYEFYHREGEWSAAGAALADSLAAASPAVPLVPAVKAPVPRAVAAPVVAAPSYVAPVAVKAAVPVVPVPVAPAKVYAEPAMAKLLSFDELVPVPTEQVAPADRAAALKVIQDEIGDCTRCPLAYGGRHKIVFADGAPTARLMFLGEGPGADEDASGVPFVGKAGQLLNNMIAAMGLKREEVYIANIVKCRPPGNRTPEPVEAGTCSQFLIRQIDVVKPEVIVALGATAATYLLGKRQSLGSMRGEWFKARGAKVAVTYHPAFLLRDPRQKGEAWKDLQRVMGELGLKGPSRG
- the priA gene encoding replication restart helicase PriA; translation: MALYCDVALPVPLDRLFTYACGLVQPVVGARVIVPFSGQRLMGVVARVHDDAPAEGIEVKPVQAVLDEAALVPDELMKLAGWIAQYYVAPLGEVLRGMLPLNAEVKRQFVYRIGEAGRRVLYDGAAKGASRRSKLTPEEQNREYAVLNYLEDGEAAKASALRSATQANKGLLDGMVKKKWLIREAAAEERDARRLERVAVLQGREQGTGNRDQEGGQVADPLSLIPALRLPKLNENQLAVMAELAAVGGRMQVRDLRDALKRLGVPESSLGTLVKRGLVGIEEVAQAFDMGGVHAAGKKFAHEHALNETQMEALGTIAVALERNKFAPHLLYGVTGSGKTAVYLAAMQRALAAGKSSLMLVPEIGLTPAMTGQMVAAFGGEVALLHSGLTPDERAEQWHRIRRGEAKIVVGTRSAVFAPVVGLGLVIVDEEHDSSYKQEETPRYHGRDVAVMRAKFNDAVVVLGSATPSLESWANAERGRYARVEMLNRVADRPLPAVELVDMRAEFQAVGKEEVFSRKLLEETQATLDRGEQAIILLNRRGYSFVVMCRSCGEKIECENCAISMTYHKPVEGSDGRAQTGQRLECHYCGFRRSVPKVCPKCESEHLYYMGAGSQQGEERLQELFPGARIGRMDRDTVRGRSDMERLLTRLHAGEINLLVGTQMIAKGHDIHGVTLVGVVGADFALGLPDFRAAERVFQLLTQVSGRAGRGDLPGKVVVQTYHPDHYAIQFAAKHDYPSFVAKEMNYRRWMHYPPYAVLANVVIQSDKLEEATGWSTALGRWFEKTTLKNVRVLGPAAAPIVRLKRIYRYHFVLKAEKRQVLGETLRAMLQFAEEKGIPRKGLVVDVDAVHLM